The proteins below come from a single Triticum aestivum cultivar Chinese Spring chromosome 5D, IWGSC CS RefSeq v2.1, whole genome shotgun sequence genomic window:
- the LOC123123125 gene encoding myosin-binding protein 7 yields MDQLPDSLPSSSTSPQESRRSVKRRPPPAGSPEPSPRAAAGAAELLRRVEELEAAAARLAMEKEAAEESALGLQGELEAERASAETAASEAMLMIERLQREKAAAQMEARQFRRYAEGRADHEREVQEELASLSDLAASYHSRLQSHGIDPDTFSDEEDEELYEEQRGHADQIDLVAPEAEGGGADLLVSAGMEVKAMVEEEEQEQSTAPVEKEFEYTVDVRCASPTMAAVAVVGEYVGEVAGNAGGLYARVEALEADRAAMHREIAALRAERAQLVMAREMARRLCWEVVSERKSIVKKAVVPAKRFSALGICKWLLSVIFWRRSSTTRYTFGLSTTFLGLLLLLDRSTTLSPWRRLHRPQQ; encoded by the exons ATGGACCAGCTCCCCgactccctcccctcctcctccacaTCCCCGCAGGAGTCGCGGCGGTCGGTGAAGCGGAGGCCGCCGCCAGCGGGGTCCCCGGAGCCGTCGCCGAGGGCGGCTGCGGGCGCGGCGGAGCTGCTCCGGCGggtggaggagctggaggcggccgcggcgcggctGGCGATGGAGAAGGAGGCGGCCGAGGAGTCGGCGCTGGGCCTGCAGGGCGAGCTGGAGGCCGAGCGGGCCTCGGCCGAGACGGCGGCCAGCGAGGCCATGCTCATGATCGAGCGCCTGCAGCGGGAGAAGGCCGCGGCCCAGATGGAGGCCCGCCAGTTCCGCCGCTACGCCGAGGGCCGCGCCGACCACGAGCGCGAGGTGCAGGAGGAGCTCGCCTCCCTCTCAGACCTCGCCGCATCCTACCACTCGCGGCTCCAGTCCCACGGGATCGACCCCGACACCTTctccgacgaggaggacgaggagctcTACGAGGAGCAGCGCGGGCACGCGGACCAGATCGACCTGGTCGCGCCCGAGGCAGAGGGGGGCGGCGCCGACTTGTTAGTCAGTGCTGGCATGGAGGTGAAAGCCATGGTCGAGGAGGAAGAGCAAGAGCAGTCCACTGCCCCTGTAGAGAAAGAGTTCGAGTACACGGTGGATGTTAGGTGCGCGAGCCCGACGATGGCGGCGGTGGCCGTGGTGGGGGAGTACGTGGGCGAGGTAGCCGGCAATGCAGGGGGCTTATATGCGAGGGTGGAGGCGCTGGAGGCAGACAGAGCGGCAATGCATAGAGAGATTGCGGCGCTGCGGGCGGAGAGAGCACAGTTGGTCATGGCGAGGGAGATGGCTCGTCGACTCTGCTGGGAAGTGGTCTCTGAGAGGAAAAGCATTGTTAAGAAGGCTGTTGTCCCGGCGAAGAGATTCTCGGCATTAGGAATTTGCAAG TGGTTGCTCTCCGTAATCTTTTGGAGAAGAAGCTCTACTACCAG GTATACCTTCGGCTTGTCAACTACGTTCCTTGGCCTCCTGCTGCTCCTCGACAGATCCACCACGTTGAGTCCATGGCGGCGCCTGCATAGGCCACAGCAATGA